One window from the genome of Pseudonocardia hierapolitana encodes:
- a CDS encoding NAD(P)/FAD-dependent oxidoreductase — protein MSGGPDGYDAIVVGARCAGSPTAMLLARTGHEVLVVDRASFPSDTLSTHLVHAPGVAALRRWGLLDRAVAGCPPIEAYAFDFGPFTITGRPGTAYAPRRTVLDTVLVEAAAAAGAEVRERFTVSEILVEDGRVTGIRGHGKGGRTVTERAAAVVGADGLHSLVARTVRPEQYHEKPQLLCGYYAYWSGLPMDGRFESYDRTDRAFAAWPTNDDLTLVIAGWPFRELAANRGDVEGNYLATLATAPAFADRLRTARRETRIAGTAVPNFFRTPYGPGWALVGDAGYNKDFITAQGIQDAFRDAELCATALHDSFSGARAFDAAMHDYRSARDEALPMYEFTAELASLEPAPPELQQLLSAVSCDQEAMDGFARVVAGVTSPAEFFSDENVGRILDDQRMQRRTDLTRRP, from the coding sequence ATGAGCGGCGGCCCCGACGGATACGACGCGATCGTGGTGGGTGCGCGGTGCGCCGGATCGCCGACCGCGATGCTGCTGGCTCGCACGGGCCACGAGGTGCTCGTCGTCGACCGCGCGAGCTTCCCGAGCGACACGCTCTCGACGCACCTCGTCCACGCGCCCGGTGTGGCGGCGCTGCGCCGGTGGGGCCTGCTGGACCGGGCGGTCGCGGGATGCCCGCCGATCGAGGCCTACGCGTTCGACTTCGGCCCGTTCACCATCACCGGGAGGCCGGGCACCGCGTACGCCCCGCGGCGGACCGTGCTGGACACCGTGCTCGTCGAAGCGGCGGCCGCGGCGGGGGCGGAGGTGCGGGAGCGGTTCACGGTGTCCGAGATCCTCGTCGAGGACGGCCGGGTCACCGGGATCCGGGGCCACGGGAAGGGCGGGCGGACCGTCACCGAGCGGGCCGCGGCGGTCGTCGGAGCGGACGGGCTGCACTCGCTCGTGGCCCGCACCGTGCGGCCCGAGCAGTACCACGAGAAGCCGCAGCTGCTCTGCGGCTACTACGCCTACTGGAGCGGCCTGCCGATGGACGGCCGGTTCGAGTCCTACGACCGGACGGACCGGGCGTTCGCGGCGTGGCCGACGAACGACGACCTGACCCTCGTCATCGCGGGGTGGCCCTTCCGCGAGCTCGCGGCGAACCGCGGTGACGTCGAGGGCAACTACCTCGCCACCCTCGCGACGGCCCCTGCCTTCGCCGACCGCCTCCGGACGGCCCGGCGGGAGACGCGGATCGCCGGGACCGCGGTGCCGAACTTCTTCCGGACGCCGTACGGGCCGGGCTGGGCGCTGGTGGGGGACGCCGGGTACAACAAGGACTTCATCACCGCGCAGGGGATCCAGGACGCGTTCCGGGATGCCGAGCTCTGCGCCACGGCCCTGCACGACTCGTTCAGCGGCGCCCGCGCGTTCGACGCCGCGATGCACGACTACCGGTCCGCCCGGGACGAGGCCCTGCCGATGTACGAGTTCACCGCGGAGCTCGCGTCGCTCGAGCCGGCGCCGCCCGAGCTGCAACAGCTCCTCTCCGCCGTGAGCTGCGACCAGGAGGCGATGGACGGGTTCGCGCGGGTGGTCGCGGGGGTGACCTCGCCCGCGGAGTTCTTCTCCGACGAGAACGTCGGGCGGATCCTCGACGATCAGCGGATGCAGCGCCGCACGGACCTCACACGTCGACCTTGA
- a CDS encoding hemolysin family protein: protein MTSDLLALLAAVALLGANAFFVGAEFALISARRDRLEAMAGAGTAAARTVLRAHADLSRMLAASQLGITISSLLLGRLGEPAVAHLIERPLHWAGMPDALLHPIAFAISLAIVVVAHILLGEMVPKNIAIAGPERTAILLVPPFLVFTTVMRPLIELFNLIANGVLRLLRVEPRDELEASFTSGELADLIAESGREGLLDDDESRRLTRALSSAEATVAGVLVPVSELVTLPAEPTVGDVAHAVAETGFSRFPVLGTAGDLAGYLHVKDILDLADDPAAAVPGPRVRTLPEVPTSVRLDEALAVLRRARAHLARAIGPHGETAGLVTMEDLVEHYVGEVRDATHARERRG, encoded by the coding sequence GTGACCTCCGACCTGCTGGCGCTGCTCGCCGCCGTCGCGCTGCTCGGGGCCAACGCGTTCTTCGTCGGCGCCGAGTTCGCGCTGATCTCAGCGCGCCGCGACCGGCTCGAGGCGATGGCCGGTGCGGGCACGGCGGCGGCCCGCACGGTGCTGCGCGCCCACGCCGACCTGTCCCGGATGCTCGCGGCGTCGCAGCTGGGCATCACGATCAGCTCGCTGCTGCTCGGCCGGCTCGGCGAGCCTGCGGTCGCCCACCTCATCGAGCGGCCGCTGCACTGGGCCGGGATGCCCGATGCCCTGCTGCACCCGATCGCCTTCGCGATCTCCCTCGCGATCGTCGTGGTCGCGCACATCCTGCTCGGTGAGATGGTGCCCAAGAACATCGCCATCGCCGGGCCGGAGCGCACCGCGATCCTGCTGGTCCCCCCGTTCCTCGTGTTCACCACGGTGATGCGGCCGCTGATCGAACTGTTCAACCTCATCGCCAACGGCGTGCTGCGACTGCTGCGGGTCGAGCCGCGCGACGAACTGGAGGCGTCGTTCACCTCCGGTGAGCTCGCCGACCTCATCGCGGAGTCCGGCCGCGAGGGCCTGCTCGACGACGACGAGTCCCGCCGCCTCACCCGCGCCCTCAGCTCCGCCGAGGCCACCGTGGCCGGCGTGCTCGTACCGGTGTCCGAGCTCGTGACGCTCCCGGCCGAGCCCACCGTCGGCGATGTCGCCCACGCCGTCGCCGAGACCGGGTTCTCCCGCTTCCCCGTGCTCGGGACGGCCGGCGACCTCGCCGGGTACCTGCACGTCAAGGACATCCTCGACCTCGCGGACGACCCGGCGGCCGCGGTGCCGGGTCCGCGGGTGCGCACCCTGCCGGAGGTACCGACCTCCGTCCGGCTCGACGAGGCGCTCGCCGTACTCCGCCGTGCCCGGGCCCACCTCGCGCGCGCCATCGGCCCGCACGGCGAAACCGCAGGCCTCGTGACGATGGAGGACCTCGTCGAGCACTACGTGGGCGAGGTCCGCGACGCCACCCACGCCCGCGAGCGCCGCGGCTGA
- the gcvP gene encoding aminomethyl-transferring glycine dehydrogenase, translating into MTDRPTLADLERGTPFADRHIGPRPVDLDRMLATIGAASLDELAAAAVPDSIQDRADAAEPVASTLPPAATETEVLAELRALAARNTVTVPMIGQGYAGTITPAVIRRHVLENPAWYTAYTPYQPEISQGRLEALLTFQTVVADLTGLPVAGASLLDEATAAAEAMTLLRRAGKARSPRFVVDADTLPQTVEVLRTRAEPLGIELVVADLAAGLPEGELFGLLLSYPGDSGVVRDPAALIDAAHERGALVAVAADLLALTLLTPPGELGADAVVGTTQRFGVPLGYGGPHAGYLSVREQHARQLPGRLVGMSRDADGHPALRLALQTREQHIRREKATSNICTAQVLLAVVAACYAVYHGPEGLRRIAQRAHRMAAVLAAGLRAGGVEVVHGEFFDTVQARVPGRAEEVADAAHAAGIALRRIDADTLGIACSEVTTVAHLEALWSAFGVSADAAELDAGTGDALPAGLRRESEYLTHPVFHEHRSETSLMRWLRRLADADLALDRTMIPLGSCTMKLNAAVEMEPITWPEFANLHPFAPEADAAGTLELITDLERWLAELTGYAAVSLQPNAGSQGEFAGLLAIAAYHRSRGEAHRDVCLIPASAHGTNAASAVMAGMRVVVVATAPTGDVDLDDLHAKIAEHGESLAALMITYPSTHGVFEARVREVCDAVHEAGGQVYVDGANLNALVGLARPGAFGGDVSHLNLHKTFCIPHGGGGPGVGPVAVAEHLAPFLPGRGEVGAVSAAPHGSPGVLPISWAYLRLMGLDGLRRATLTAVLAANYVAARLRDHYPVLYAGADGHVAHECILDLRGISKETGVTVDDVAKRLADYGIHAPTMSFPVAGTLMVEPTESEDLAEIDRFVDAMIGIRGEIERVAAGEWPATDNPLRGAPHTAACLADKWDHPYSREIAAYPMGGTPGVHDRKVWPPVRRIEGAYGDRNLVCSCPPVEAFSS; encoded by the coding sequence GTGACCGACCGCCCCACCCTCGCCGATCTCGAGCGCGGCACCCCGTTCGCCGACCGGCACATCGGCCCGCGCCCGGTCGACCTCGACCGGATGCTGGCGACGATCGGGGCGGCCTCGCTCGACGAGCTCGCTGCCGCCGCCGTCCCCGACAGCATCCAGGACCGTGCCGATGCTGCCGAGCCGGTCGCGTCCACGCTGCCGCCGGCGGCCACCGAGACCGAGGTGCTGGCGGAGCTGCGCGCGCTGGCCGCCCGCAACACGGTCACCGTGCCGATGATCGGCCAGGGCTACGCGGGCACCATCACCCCGGCGGTGATCCGCAGGCACGTGCTCGAGAACCCCGCCTGGTACACCGCTTACACCCCGTACCAGCCGGAAATCAGCCAGGGGCGGCTGGAGGCGCTGCTGACGTTCCAGACCGTCGTGGCCGACCTCACCGGGCTCCCGGTCGCAGGCGCGTCGCTGCTCGACGAGGCCACCGCGGCCGCCGAGGCGATGACGCTGCTGCGCCGGGCGGGGAAGGCGCGCTCGCCGCGGTTCGTCGTGGACGCCGACACGCTCCCGCAGACCGTCGAGGTGCTGCGCACCCGGGCCGAGCCGCTGGGCATCGAGCTGGTGGTGGCCGACCTCGCGGCGGGCCTGCCGGAGGGGGAGCTGTTCGGGCTGCTGCTGAGCTACCCGGGCGACTCGGGTGTCGTGCGCGACCCCGCGGCGCTGATCGACGCCGCGCACGAGCGCGGCGCGCTGGTCGCGGTGGCCGCGGACCTGCTGGCGCTCACGCTGCTCACCCCGCCCGGCGAGCTGGGCGCGGACGCGGTCGTCGGAACCACGCAGCGGTTCGGGGTGCCGCTCGGCTACGGCGGGCCGCACGCCGGCTACCTGTCGGTGCGCGAGCAGCACGCGCGCCAGCTGCCCGGGCGCCTGGTCGGCATGTCCCGCGACGCCGACGGCCACCCCGCCCTGCGGCTCGCGCTGCAGACCCGTGAGCAGCACATCCGTCGCGAGAAGGCCACCTCCAACATCTGCACCGCGCAGGTGCTGCTCGCCGTCGTCGCGGCCTGCTACGCCGTGTACCACGGCCCGGAGGGGCTGCGCCGCATCGCGCAGCGCGCCCACCGGATGGCCGCGGTGCTGGCCGCCGGGTTGCGGGCCGGGGGCGTGGAGGTCGTGCACGGCGAGTTCTTCGACACCGTGCAGGCACGGGTGCCGGGCCGGGCGGAGGAGGTGGCCGACGCCGCGCACGCCGCCGGGATCGCGCTGCGCCGGATCGACGCCGACACGCTCGGCATCGCCTGCTCCGAGGTCACCACGGTGGCGCACCTGGAGGCGCTGTGGTCGGCGTTCGGCGTGTCCGCCGACGCCGCGGAGCTCGACGCCGGCACCGGGGACGCCCTGCCCGCCGGGCTGCGCCGGGAGTCGGAGTACCTGACCCACCCGGTGTTCCACGAGCACCGCAGCGAGACCTCGCTGATGCGCTGGCTGCGCCGCCTCGCCGACGCCGACCTCGCGCTGGACCGCACGATGATCCCGCTGGGCTCGTGCACGATGAAGCTCAACGCGGCCGTCGAGATGGAGCCGATCACCTGGCCGGAGTTCGCGAACCTGCACCCGTTCGCCCCGGAGGCCGACGCGGCGGGCACCCTCGAACTGATCACCGACCTGGAGCGCTGGCTCGCCGAGCTCACCGGCTACGCGGCGGTGTCGCTGCAGCCGAACGCGGGCAGCCAGGGGGAGTTCGCCGGTCTGCTGGCGATCGCCGCCTACCACCGCAGCCGTGGTGAGGCCCACCGCGACGTCTGCTTGATCCCGGCGAGCGCACACGGCACCAACGCGGCCTCGGCCGTGATGGCGGGCATGCGGGTGGTCGTGGTGGCGACGGCCCCGACCGGCGACGTCGACCTCGACGACCTGCACGCGAAGATCGCCGAGCACGGGGAGTCCCTCGCGGCGCTGATGATCACCTATCCGTCCACGCACGGGGTGTTCGAGGCACGGGTCCGCGAGGTGTGCGACGCCGTGCACGAGGCAGGCGGCCAGGTCTACGTCGATGGCGCGAACCTCAACGCGCTGGTCGGGCTGGCCCGGCCGGGGGCGTTCGGCGGCGACGTCAGCCACCTGAACCTGCACAAGACGTTCTGCATCCCGCACGGCGGCGGCGGACCGGGCGTCGGCCCGGTGGCGGTGGCCGAGCACCTGGCGCCGTTCCTGCCCGGCCGGGGTGAGGTGGGCGCCGTGTCGGCCGCGCCGCACGGCAGCCCGGGCGTGCTCCCGATTTCGTGGGCGTACCTGCGGCTCATGGGCCTCGACGGGCTGCGGCGGGCCACCCTCACCGCGGTGCTGGCGGCCAACTACGTGGCCGCTCGGCTGCGGGACCACTACCCGGTGCTGTACGCGGGCGCAGACGGCCACGTGGCCCACGAGTGCATCCTCGACCTGCGCGGGATCTCGAAGGAGACCGGCGTCACCGTCGACGACGTCGCGAAGCGGCTGGCCGACTACGGCATCCACGCGCCGACGATGTCGTTCCCGGTGGCGGGCACGCTCATGGTGGAGCCCACGGAGAGCGAGGACCTCGCCGAGATCGACCGCTTCGTGGACGCCATGATCGGAATCCGGGGTGAGATCGAGCGGGTGGCGGCGGGGGAGTGGCCGGCCACCGACAACCCGCTGCGCGGTGCCCCGCACACCGCCGCGTGCCTCGCGGACAAGTGGGACCACCCGTACTCGCGTGAGATCGCCGCCTACCCGATGGGCGGAACGCCCGGCGTGCACGACCGGAAGGTGTGGCCGCCGGTGCGCCGGATCGAGGGCGCCTACGGGGACCGGAACCTGGTGTGCAGCTGCCCGCCGGTGGAGGCGTTCTCCTCCTGA
- a CDS encoding MarR family winged helix-turn-helix transcriptional regulator, with the protein MTTGSVETEDITAGDVAPEELTELAARLRLVVGRLHRRIRIDGRESIPPLQLSALVTVEQHGPLRLSELARREAVTAPTMSRVLAALDDQGLVIRTPDPHDARGVQIVLSDEGAARLAEVRSHRTALVARRVARLDGEERQRIVAALPALEALLVDDE; encoded by the coding sequence ATGACGACCGGGTCCGTGGAGACCGAGGACATCACGGCTGGAGACGTGGCACCCGAGGAGCTGACCGAGCTCGCCGCGCGGCTGCGGCTCGTCGTGGGCCGGCTGCACCGTCGCATTCGCATCGACGGCCGGGAGTCGATCCCGCCGTTGCAGCTGTCCGCGCTGGTCACGGTGGAGCAACACGGGCCGCTGCGGCTCTCCGAGCTGGCCCGCCGGGAGGCCGTGACCGCGCCGACGATGAGCCGCGTGCTCGCCGCGCTCGACGACCAGGGCCTGGTGATCCGCACCCCCGACCCGCACGACGCGCGTGGGGTGCAGATCGTGCTCTCGGACGAGGGGGCGGCCCGGCTGGCCGAGGTCCGCAGCCACCGGACGGCGCTGGTCGCGCGGCGGGTCGCCCGCCTCGACGGCGAGGAGCGGCAGCGGATCGTGGCCGCCCTCCCCGCCCTCGAGGCGCTCCTGGTCGACGACGAGTGA
- the coaA gene encoding type I pantothenate kinase, with the protein MSGIRTGALPETWAPPEVAGEETSQDSSPFVDFDRESWARLGANTPLPLTAEELDQVRSLGDEVDLDEVREVYLPLSRLLTLHVQEGGRLYRAYRTFLGATTARTPFVIGIGGSVSVGKSTTARLMRLLLARWPQHPRVALVTTDGFLHPNAELERRGLMTRKGFPESYDRRALLQFVTDVKAGRAEVSAPVYSHLTYDIVPGARSTVHRPDILLLEGLNVLQPAQPSREGGPALAVSDFIDFSVYVDAATEDIRRWYVERFLRLRETAFRNPESYFRRYAALDEAGAVARAESIWAEINGPNLERNILPTRGRATLVLRKGPKHDVTGIRLRKV; encoded by the coding sequence ATGAGCGGCATTCGCACCGGTGCGTTGCCTGAGACGTGGGCCCCACCAGAAGTGGCGGGGGAGGAGACGTCGCAGGACTCCTCGCCGTTCGTCGACTTCGACCGGGAGTCGTGGGCCCGGCTCGGCGCGAACACGCCGCTCCCGCTCACCGCGGAGGAGCTCGACCAGGTCCGCAGCCTGGGCGACGAGGTCGACCTCGACGAGGTGCGGGAGGTGTACCTCCCGCTGTCACGGCTGCTGACGCTGCACGTGCAGGAGGGCGGGCGGCTCTACCGCGCCTACCGGACGTTCCTCGGCGCCACCACCGCGCGTACCCCGTTCGTGATCGGGATCGGTGGATCGGTGTCGGTGGGCAAGTCGACCACGGCGCGGCTCATGCGCCTGCTGCTCGCGCGCTGGCCGCAGCACCCGCGGGTGGCGCTCGTCACCACCGACGGGTTCCTGCACCCGAACGCGGAGCTGGAACGGCGCGGCCTGATGACGCGCAAGGGCTTCCCGGAGTCCTACGACCGGCGCGCGCTCCTGCAGTTCGTCACCGACGTGAAGGCGGGACGGGCCGAGGTGTCGGCGCCGGTGTACTCGCACCTGACCTACGACATCGTCCCCGGGGCGCGCTCCACCGTGCACCGCCCGGACATCCTGCTGCTGGAGGGCCTCAACGTGCTCCAGCCGGCCCAGCCGTCCCGTGAGGGGGGACCGGCGCTCGCGGTGAGCGACTTCATCGACTTCTCGGTGTACGTGGACGCCGCCACCGAGGACATCCGCCGCTGGTACGTGGAGCGCTTCCTGCGGCTGCGCGAGACCGCGTTCCGCAACCCCGAGTCGTACTTCCGCCGGTACGCCGCGCTCGACGAGGCGGGCGCGGTGGCCCGTGCGGAGAGCATCTGGGCGGAGATCAACGGGCCGAACCTGGAGCGGAACATCCTGCCCACCCGCGGGCGGGCGACCCTCGTGCTGCGCAAGGGCCCGAAGCACGACGTGACCGGGATCCGGTTGCGGAAAGTGTGA
- a CDS encoding hemolysin family protein, whose product MSVLLSILGLLAVAALTLGTAISVASEFALTALERSQVDAHVAEVGDRRARAVQRAHRGLSFQLSGSQLGITVTTLVTGYIAEPAIASLFRPGLEAIGFSPGLAAGTATVLALLLATTLSMVFGELVPKNLAIAGPLRTARAVVWLQSGFAHAFRWLINGLNSAANSVVRRLGVEPAEELRSARSARELSSLVRTSAEHGTLDAGTATLLDRSLRFTDRVAEDLMTPRVRVESLDADATVADMVALARRTGISRFPVHNSDPDAVLGVVHVKQAFGIQPARRGCVAVGELVQEVPTVPGSLDGDELLTRLRSSGLQLAVVVDEYGGTAGIVTLEDLVEEIVGDVRDEHDRAEQSTVRPLGRNSWLVSGLLRDDEVADATGFQMPSGEYETLAGLVLTRLGRIPEVGEEVTVDGWQLTVVRRDRNRIAELRLARPGSEEST is encoded by the coding sequence ATGAGTGTGCTGCTCTCGATCCTGGGGCTGCTCGCGGTCGCCGCGCTCACGCTCGGCACCGCGATCTCGGTGGCCTCGGAGTTCGCGCTCACCGCCCTGGAACGCAGCCAGGTCGACGCCCACGTCGCCGAGGTGGGCGACCGGCGCGCACGGGCCGTGCAGCGCGCGCACCGCGGCCTGTCGTTCCAGCTGTCGGGCAGCCAGCTCGGCATCACGGTCACCACGCTGGTCACCGGCTACATCGCCGAGCCGGCCATCGCGTCGCTCTTCCGGCCCGGCCTCGAGGCGATCGGCTTCTCCCCCGGCCTCGCCGCGGGCACCGCAACCGTGCTCGCGCTGCTGCTGGCCACGACCCTGTCGATGGTGTTCGGCGAGCTCGTGCCGAAGAACCTCGCCATCGCGGGCCCGCTGCGCACCGCCCGCGCCGTCGTCTGGCTGCAGAGCGGTTTCGCGCACGCGTTCCGGTGGCTCATCAACGGCCTCAACAGCGCCGCCAACTCGGTGGTGCGCCGGCTCGGGGTGGAGCCGGCCGAGGAGCTGCGTTCCGCACGGTCTGCGCGCGAGCTCAGCTCCCTCGTCCGCACGAGCGCGGAGCACGGCACGCTCGACGCCGGCACCGCCACGCTGCTGGACCGGTCCCTGCGCTTCACCGACCGGGTGGCGGAGGACCTCATGACACCCCGGGTCCGCGTGGAGTCGCTCGACGCCGACGCCACGGTCGCGGACATGGTGGCGCTCGCCCGGCGCACCGGCATCTCCCGCTTCCCGGTGCACAACAGCGACCCCGACGCCGTGCTCGGCGTCGTCCACGTCAAGCAGGCGTTCGGCATCCAACCCGCACGACGGGGCTGCGTCGCCGTGGGCGAGCTCGTGCAGGAGGTGCCCACCGTGCCCGGGTCACTGGACGGCGACGAGCTGCTCACGCGGCTGCGCAGCTCCGGGCTCCAGCTCGCCGTCGTGGTCGACGAGTACGGCGGCACGGCGGGCATCGTCACCCTCGAGGACCTCGTCGAGGAGATCGTCGGCGACGTCCGCGACGAGCACGACCGCGCCGAGCAGTCCACCGTGCGCCCCCTCGGCCGCAACAGCTGGCTGGTGTCCGGGCTGCTCCGTGACGACGAGGTCGCCGACGCCACCGGCTTCCAGATGCCGTCCGGTGAGTACGAGACCCTCGCCGGCCTCGTGCTCACCCGGCTCGGACGCATTCCCGAGGTGGGCGAAGAGGTCACCGTCGACGGGTGGCAGCTCACCGTCGTGCGGCGGGACCGCAACCGCATCGCCGAACTGCGCCTCGCCCGGCCCGGCTCCGAGGAGAGCACGTGA
- a CDS encoding alpha/beta fold hydrolase, which yields MDTRQRMRETLLAGFPVDERRRHLAGVSTAVLEGGDGAAGPPVVLLHGPGEFAATWLPVLPRLARAHHVIVPDLPGHGDSLIDGVPLDAGRVLDWLGELVEETCAAPPVLVGKTIGGAVAARFAAGNRRRLAALVLVDSLGLTAFDPAPRFGLALHRFLGDPTPRSYERFMEFCAFDLDRVREHIGMRWDTYAAYAVELAADDRVQAALGGLIGQFAAAPIPPEQLAGIDVPTTLIWGRHDLATPLSVAEAASARYGWPLHVVEDAGDDPALDRPDAFIVALQASLGTVAVP from the coding sequence ATGGACACCAGGCAACGCATGCGGGAGACCCTGCTGGCCGGGTTCCCGGTCGACGAGCGGCGGCGGCACCTGGCCGGTGTGTCGACCGCGGTGCTCGAGGGGGGCGACGGCGCCGCCGGCCCGCCGGTGGTCCTGCTGCACGGCCCGGGCGAGTTCGCCGCCACCTGGCTCCCCGTGCTGCCCCGGCTGGCGCGCGCCCACCACGTGATCGTCCCCGACCTGCCAGGGCACGGCGATTCGCTGATCGACGGGGTTCCGCTCGACGCCGGGCGCGTGCTCGACTGGCTCGGCGAGCTCGTCGAAGAGACGTGTGCCGCGCCGCCGGTGCTGGTCGGGAAGACCATCGGCGGCGCCGTTGCCGCACGGTTCGCCGCGGGGAACCGGCGCCGGCTCGCCGCGCTCGTGCTCGTCGACAGCCTCGGGCTCACCGCGTTCGATCCCGCGCCGCGGTTCGGTCTCGCCCTGCACCGCTTCCTCGGCGACCCGACGCCGCGCTCCTACGAGCGCTTCATGGAGTTCTGCGCGTTCGACCTCGACCGGGTGCGCGAGCACATCGGGATGCGGTGGGACACGTACGCGGCCTACGCGGTCGAGCTGGCCGCCGACGATCGCGTGCAGGCGGCGCTCGGCGGTCTGATCGGCCAGTTCGCGGCCGCGCCGATCCCACCGGAGCAGCTGGCTGGCATCGACGTTCCCACCACCCTGATCTGGGGCCGGCACGATCTCGCGACCCCGCTGTCCGTTGCCGAGGCCGCGAGCGCCCGCTACGGGTGGCCGCTGCACGTCGTCGAGGACGCGGGCGACGATCCGGCGCTCGACCGGCCCGACGCGTTCATCGTCGCGCTGCAGGCCTCGCTGGGAACGGTGGCCGTGCCATGA
- a CDS encoding DUF4037 domain-containing protein, whose protein sequence is MFVAGLQLSRAFYAEAVQPLLEEVPHSAARIGPGSEVLGFDTPRSADHEWGPRLEVFLSPADAGRIPELHRRLAEHLPRTFHGWPTHFEPVEGDHAGRMTPTDGPVRHRVGLTTVEEWCQERLGVDPRRGLSSGDWLATPAQALAEATAGAVFHDGLGELEPLRAVLAWYPPDVWRYVLACQWRRIAQEEAFVGRTGEVGDELGSAVVAARLVRDLMRLALLLHRRYPPYSKWLGSAFAALPVASALDPALRGALAATTWHERERHLVTAYETLAAAQNDTGLAAPVDPTTRPYFSRPFQVLKADRFADALLAAVTDPVIAALPRVGAVDQHADNTDLLTDPRRSRAVAHTALSPELSAKHVHDT, encoded by the coding sequence GTGTTCGTTGCCGGTCTCCAGCTCTCCCGCGCCTTCTACGCCGAGGCCGTCCAGCCGCTCCTCGAGGAGGTACCGCACTCCGCTGCCCGCATCGGGCCCGGCTCCGAGGTCCTCGGTTTCGACACTCCCCGGTCGGCCGACCACGAATGGGGACCACGCCTGGAGGTCTTCCTCTCCCCCGCCGACGCCGGCCGCATCCCGGAGCTGCACCGCAGGCTCGCCGAACACCTGCCGCGCACCTTCCACGGCTGGCCGACGCACTTCGAGCCCGTCGAGGGCGACCACGCCGGCCGCATGACCCCCACCGACGGTCCCGTCCGGCACCGCGTCGGGCTCACCACCGTCGAGGAGTGGTGCCAGGAGCGGCTCGGTGTCGACCCCCGCCGCGGCCTGAGCTCCGGCGACTGGCTCGCGACGCCCGCCCAGGCCCTCGCCGAGGCCACCGCGGGTGCCGTCTTCCACGACGGGCTCGGAGAGCTCGAGCCGCTCAGAGCCGTCCTGGCCTGGTACCCACCGGACGTCTGGCGCTACGTCCTGGCCTGCCAATGGCGGCGCATCGCACAGGAGGAGGCGTTCGTGGGCCGCACGGGCGAGGTCGGCGACGAGCTGGGATCCGCCGTCGTCGCCGCCCGCCTGGTCCGCGACCTCATGCGCCTTGCCCTGCTCCTGCACCGGCGCTACCCGCCCTACAGCAAATGGCTCGGCAGCGCGTTCGCCGCACTCCCCGTGGCCTCCGCCCTCGACCCCGCCCTGCGCGGTGCCCTGGCCGCCACCACATGGCACGAACGCGAACGCCACCTCGTCACCGCGTACGAGACCCTCGCGGCCGCCCAGAACGACACCGGCCTCGCCGCACCCGTGGATCCCACGACACGGCCCTACTTCAGCCGCCCCTTCCAGGTCCTGAAGGCCGATCGCTTCGCCGACGCCCTCCTCGCCGCCGTCACGGACCCGGTGATCGCCGCACTCCCCCGCGTCGGCGCCGTGGACCAGCACGCCGACAACACCGACCTGCTCACCGACCCCCGGCGCAGCCGCGCCGTCGCCCACACGGCCCTCTCCCCCGAGCTGTCGGCAAAGCACGTTCATGACACCTGA
- a CDS encoding YiaA/YiaB family inner membrane protein, which yields MTTTPPPPPTTGAFFVQAVISFAASLLAVALGIAYLPADPWVRGFLALAVLYVVTSAFTLAKCVRDRQDSTAVVTRVDQARLDKLLAEHDPFKVDV from the coding sequence ATGACGACGACACCGCCCCCGCCACCGACCACCGGCGCGTTCTTCGTGCAGGCCGTGATCTCGTTCGCGGCCTCGCTGCTTGCCGTCGCCCTCGGGATCGCCTACCTACCCGCCGACCCGTGGGTGCGGGGGTTCCTCGCACTCGCCGTGCTCTACGTGGTGACGTCGGCGTTCACGCTCGCCAAGTGCGTGCGGGACCGGCAGGACAGCACCGCGGTGGTCACCCGGGTGGACCAGGCCCGGCTGGACAAGCTGCTGGCCGAGCACGACCCGTTCAAGGTCGACGTGTGA